One segment of Lytechinus variegatus isolate NC3 chromosome 13, Lvar_3.0, whole genome shotgun sequence DNA contains the following:
- the LOC121426683 gene encoding sodium-coupled monocarboxylate transporter 1-like, with translation MAEVLRFSVWDYVVFGVMLVLSAAIGVYSAFTDGRQRTSEEIILGNRKLNPIPVGLSIMATLISAVAIIGTPGEIYSYNTMLMWGLVAYVPACILVALLFLPLYFRIQITSVNEYLEFRFNRALRVLATCSLLLSTGLYMGIATYAPAVAISAVTGMSLWASILTTGAACTFYTSLGGIKAIIWTDTMQSVIMIAGVVAVIVKGTFDIGSIDEVWRRGVEGKRIRFLELNPDPTIIYSVWTVLIGLSVGQARLGITQIMAQRLISCGNRTKAAQALFISTIGYCVLMLLMEISGVVMYAYYYGCDPLTSGRVQSQDQIMPLMVMELFRDMPGIPGLFLSAVAAGSLSTLSSGMNALATVTAEDIIKPLFPKMKPDHYARLLKGLTIFQGGTTLIFAYLTGLLGTGIVQVSFSVAGIPVGSLLGVFLLGVYFHRCNGKGALAGFLGSIMFVCWMRIGAIFYPNIRGRSPVSIDDCPSLNESTTELYTTLGPEFMTLSSDPMQSAATTVVPEEPSGLVHLYHVSFYYYYPIALILTIVIAMVVSAITGFQDPSTIDPNLIEHFTDALFWYLPESMKFRMRCGRPPIKRDSPPPWEIKEAHTKEATANGTEMKEINGQ, from the exons ATGGCCGAGGTACTCCGATTTTCCGTGTGGGATTATGTCGTGTTCGGCGTCATGCTCGTGCTTTCGGCAGCAATCGGCGTTTATTCGGCATTTACCGACGGACGACAACGAACCTCTGAAGAAATAATCCTGGGCAATCGCAAGTTGAATCCCATCCCCGTGGGACTTTCGATCATGGCTACGCTTATCTCTGCTGTAGCAATCATTGGGACACCAGGCGAGATCTATAGCTACAACACGATGTTGATGTGGGGCTTGGTAGCCTATGTTCCTGCTTGCATCCTCGTAGCGCTTCTATTCCTACCGTTGTACTTTCGAATTCAAATTACCAGCGTTAACGAG TATTTGGAGTTCCGATTCAACAGAGCATTGAGGGTTCTCGCCACCTGTAGCCTGTTATTGTCAACc GGACTCTATATGGGAATAGCTACCTATGCCCCAGCTGTTGCGATAAGTGCAG tTACTGGAATGAGTTTGTGGGCAAGTATATTAACGACAGGAGCAGCATGCACATTCTATACTTCGTTG GGTGGGATAAAGGCAATAATTTGGACGGACACAATGCAGTCGGTAATCATGATTGCTGGCGTTGTTGCAGTGATTGTCAAGGGAACTTTTGATATCGGTAGCATTGATGAAGTCTGGAGACGCGGGGTGGAAGGAAAGAGAATACGATTTCTCGA GCTTAACCCGGATCCTACTATTATATACTCTGTCTGGACTGTTCTGATTGGATTGTCAGTAGGTCAGGCGAGACTTGGTATTACTCAGATCATGGCCCAGCGGTTGATCTCCTGCGGTAACCGGACTAAAGCCGCTCA AGCACTCTTCATATCGACCATTGGCTATTGCGTCCTCATGCTATTGATGGAGATATCAGGTGTAGTGATGTACGCATATTACTACGGATGTGACCCCCTTACTTCAGGCAGGGTTCAGTCTCAGGATCAG ATAATGCCCTTGATGGTAATGGAACTGTTTAGAGACATGCCAGGGATACCTGGATTATTCTTATCAGCTGTGGCCGCCGGTTCACTAAG TACTCTGTCGTCTGGAATGAATGCTCTGGCGACAGTGACTGCTGAGGATATCATAAAACCTTTATTTCCAAAAATGAAACCAGATCATTACGCAAGGCTTCTTAAAGGATTGA CTATATTTCAAGGCGGAACAACACTTATATTTGCCTATCTAACAGGACTGTTAGGTACAGGTATCGTACAG GTCTCCTTTTCCGTGGCTGGTATACCCGTTGGATCGCTCCTTGGGGTCTTTCTCCTGGGAGTATATTTCCACAGATGTAATGGAAAG GGTGCTTTGGCGGGCTTCCTGGGGAGTATAATGTTCGTTTGTTGGATGAGGATTGGGGCCATCTTTTACCCCAATATCAGAGGAAGAAGCCCGGTTTCAATCGATGATTGTCCCTCTCTTAACGAATCCACGACAGAACTTTACACCACTCTGGGGCCTGAGTTCATGACCTTATCATCTGACCCAATGCAGAGTGCAGCAACCACGGTGGTTCCAGAAGAACCATCAGG CTTGGTCCACCTCTACCACGTATcattctactattactaccctATTGCACTTATCCTGACGATTGTAATAGCCATGGTAGTAAGTGCAATTACAG GTTTCCAAGATCCTTCCACCATCGATCCGAATCTGATAGAGCATTTTACAGATGCCCTCTTTTGGTACTTACCGGAATCCATGAAGTTTAGAATGCGCTGTGGAAGACCTCCTATCAAACGAGATTCTCCACCTCCATGG GAAATCAAAGAAGCACATACCAAAGAAGCTACGGCAAATGGaacagaaatgaaagaaatcaacGGACAATGA